One window from the genome of Pyrus communis chromosome 16, drPyrComm1.1, whole genome shotgun sequence encodes:
- the LOC137721163 gene encoding heat shock cognate 70 kDa protein-like — protein sequence MAGNEGHAIGIDLGTTYSCVAVWEHDRVEIIVNDQGNRTTPSCVAFTETERLVGDSAINQIIKNPTNSIFDAKRLIGRRFSDATVQSDLKLWPFKVTEGPGGKPLIVVTHEGQEKHFAAEEISAMVLSKMREIAEAYLNSTVKNAVVTVPAYFNDSQRQATKNAGNTAGLNVMRIINEPTAAAIAYGIDRKAGWYCKRNVMIFDLGGGTLDVSLLTIGDGVFEVKATAGDTHLGGEDFDNKMVDFCVEQFKTKHNLDVSGNSKALRRLRDACEKAKRRLSFISATDIEIDCLYEGTDFYTTITRAKFEQLNMDFFNKCMEPVEKCLKDANMEVSSVHDVVLAGGSSRIPKVQQLLQDVFKGKQLCKSINPDEAIAYGAAFQAAVLNGNGNGKLQDFTLLDVTPLSLGFECLERGCSKLYMNIVIPRNSRIPVMNKTSVTTVYDNQDAVDISVYEGESSIAKTNNFLAEFTLDGIPPAPKNVPSFEVCFNIDVNGILNVSAEDKSTGQRKGITIKSDSDIRNFEGIEKVN from the exons ATGGCAGGAAACGAAGGCCACGCTATCGGGATTGATCTGGGGACAACGTACTCGTGTGTCGCAGTGTGGGAGCACGACCGTGTGGAAATCATAGTGAATGATCAGGGTAACAGGACCACTCCATCTTGTGTTGCCTTCACTGAGACTGAGCGATTGGTTGGTGATTCGGCCATCAACCAAATCATCAAGAACCCCACCAACTCCATTTTTG ATGCAAAGAGGTTAATTGGTAGGAGATTCAGTGATGCCACTGTTCAAAGTGATTTGAAGCTCTGGCCATTTAAAGTTACTGAAGGTCCTGGCGGCAAGCCCTTGATTGTGGTTACCCACGAGGGACAAGAGAAACATTTTGCTGCCGAAGAAATTTCAGCCATGGTTCTATCGAAAATGCGGGAGATTGCTGAGGCCTACCTCAACTCCACTGTGAAGAATGCAGTTGTCACTGTCCCTGCTTACTTCAATGATTCACAGCGTCAGGCTACAAAAAATGCTGGCAACACTGCAGGCCTAAATGTGATGCGTATCATCAACGAACCAACTGCTGCAGCAATTGCTTATGGCATTGACAGGAAGGCTGGTTGGTATTGCAAGAGAAATGtgatgatatttgatttaggtGGTGGTACTTTAGATGTTTCGCTACTTACCATAGGTGATGGTGTGTTTGAAGTGAAGGCCACGGCTGGAGACACTCACCTTGGAGGAGAAGACTTCGATAACAAAATGGTGGACTTTTGTGTTGAGCAATTCAAGACGAAGCATAATTTGGACGTGAGTGGAAACTCTAAAGCACTAAGGAGGTTAAGAGACGCATGTGAGAAAGCAAAGAGGAGGCTTTCGTTTATTTCAGCCACTGACATTGAAATCGACTGTTTGTATGAGGGAACTGATTTCTATACAACTATTACCCGTGCCAAATTTGAGCAACTGAATATGGATTTCTTTAACAAGTGTATGGAGCCAGTGGAGAAGTGTTTGAAGGATGCCAATATGGAAGTAAGCAGTGTCCATGATGTTGTTCTTGCCGGTGGATCTTCTAGAATTCCCAAAGTGCAGCAACTATTGCAAGATGTGTTCAAGGGGAAGCAGTTGTGCAAGAGTATCAATCCAGATGAGGCAATTGCGTATGGTGCTGCTTTCCAAGCTGCAGTCTTGAATGGGAATGGAAATGGGAAGCTTCAGGACTTCACTCTTTTGGATGTCACCCCTTTATCACTTGGATTTGAGTGTCTTGAACGTGGTTGTTCGAAGTTATACATGAACATTGTGATTCCAAGAAATTCTAGAATTCCAGTCATGAACAAAACTAGTGTAACTACTGTTTATGACAATCAAGATGCGGTGGATATTTCTGTTTATGAGGGTGAAAGCAGCATAGCTAAAACCAATAACTTTTTGGCTGAATTTACCCTCGATGGTATTCCTCCTGCACCGAAAAATGTTCCTTCATTTGAAGTTTGTTTCAATATTGATGTCAATGGTATCCTGAATGTCTCCGCCGAAGACAAGTCCACCGGCCAAAGGAAAGGGATTACAATCAAGAGTGACAGTGACATTAGAAATTTTGAAGGAATTGAGAAAGTGAACTAA